The Rickettsiales bacterium genome includes a region encoding these proteins:
- a CDS encoding mechanosensitive ion channel family protein, protein MADFWNELVLIINKNSEWLVQICLVLSATLLASIILQRIIHRIYGTISGDNPASWRYVIISSLSLPVRVFVWVGGITLSLSVLYEQFHIAIIKSLLGFQPAIHTAVVAWFLVRFSSRYFNFAAIKYENVSNSAALTMEKVAKTVILIAMILLILPSLGISINGLLTFGGIGGIVVGLAAKDMIANLFGAIMIHFDRPFAIGDWVAIPEKDVEGTVENIGWRQVVIRRFDKRPVFVPNSMFGNMVVINPSRMTHRRFNEIIGIRYDDIKLVSQIVNDIKDYLLNHQQIDKKAALLVNLDKFSAYSVDIFVYALSRNTDWAGFLDIKQEILLKISDIISAHGAEIAFPTQLVQLSSNADIIPNN, encoded by the coding sequence ATGGCGGATTTTTGGAACGAACTAGTTTTAATTATTAATAAAAATAGCGAATGGCTAGTACAGATATGTTTAGTTCTATCAGCGACTCTACTTGCTAGCATAATACTACAAAGGATAATACACCGTATTTACGGAACAATATCTGGTGATAATCCCGCTTCATGGCGCTATGTGATAATCTCATCATTATCTTTACCGGTTAGAGTTTTTGTCTGGGTTGGCGGTATCACCCTTTCACTCTCAGTATTATACGAGCAATTCCACATAGCGATAATTAAATCACTTCTCGGTTTTCAACCAGCCATTCACACCGCTGTTGTCGCATGGTTCCTCGTAAGATTTTCCAGCCGTTATTTTAACTTTGCCGCTATCAAATATGAAAATGTCAGCAACTCAGCGGCTCTTACTATGGAGAAAGTCGCTAAAACTGTCATATTAATAGCGATGATTCTGCTTATCCTACCAAGTCTTGGCATAAGCATAAATGGTCTACTTACTTTTGGTGGTATCGGCGGAATAGTAGTAGGGCTCGCTGCTAAAGATATGATCGCTAACCTGTTTGGCGCGATTATGATCCATTTTGACCGCCCATTTGCCATCGGTGACTGGGTCGCCATACCAGAAAAAGACGTGGAGGGAACTGTGGAAAATATCGGCTGGCGACAGGTCGTTATCCGCCGCTTTGATAAACGTCCAGTTTTTGTGCCTAATTCCATGTTTGGCAATATGGTAGTCATAAACCCCAGCAGAATGACCCATCGCCGCTTTAATGAAATTATCGGTATTCGTTATGATGATATAAAACTGGTTTCTCAGATAGTAAACGATATAAAAGATTATCTGTTAAACCACCAACAAATAGATAAAAAAGCTGCGCTTTTGGTTAATCTTGATAAATTTTCCGCCTATTCTGTGGATATTTTTGTCTACGCTCTTTCAAGAAACACCGATTGGGCTGGATTTCTTGATATAAAACAAGAGATATTGCTTAAAATAAGCGACATAATATCAGCGCATGGCGCGGAAATCGCCTTTCCAACACAACTTGTACAACTTTCTAGTAATGCTGATATTATTCCTAATAACTAA
- a CDS encoding carbonic anhydrase, with protein sequence MKSKKTPKQILQELKDGNSRFVKGKSIQLSKSSIKKLKDFADKKQFPKAIVLCCSDSRAPVEMIFDQDVGDLFVIRVAGNIVAPSLVGSVEFAASAFGTNTVLVMGHTLCGAIGATLDHIEDPQAIESENIHDIVSRIRPHIFAISRLADLSPEEKSKQAAIANVRASVDHLAHSSRIMEGLIEKKKLKISGALLDIKTGEVDFLK encoded by the coding sequence ATGAAGAGTAAAAAAACGCCTAAACAGATATTACAAGAGTTAAAAGATGGTAATAGTAGGTTTGTAAAAGGCAAGTCTATACAGTTGTCTAAATCGTCAATAAAAAAGTTGAAAGATTTCGCCGATAAGAAACAGTTTCCAAAAGCTATAGTACTTTGTTGTTCTGATTCAAGAGCGCCGGTTGAAATGATTTTTGATCAAGATGTTGGTGATTTATTTGTAATCAGGGTGGCTGGGAATATAGTGGCTCCCTCATTGGTTGGGAGTGTGGAATTCGCCGCCAGTGCCTTTGGCACAAACACAGTTTTGGTGATGGGACATACGTTGTGCGGGGCTATTGGCGCTACTCTTGACCATATAGAAGACCCACAGGCGATAGAATCAGAGAATATACATGATATTGTAAGCCGAATAAGACCACATATATTCGCTATATCACGTCTTGCTGATTTGTCACCGGAAGAAAAATCAAAGCAGGCGGCGATAGCTAATGTGCGTGCTTCGGTTGACCATCTCGCGCATTCCAGTAGAATTATGGAGGGATTGATAGAGAAGAAAAAACTAAAAATATCTGGCGCTCTTCTGGATATAAAAACAGGTGAAGTGGATTTTCTGAAGTAG
- a CDS encoding ABC transporter ATP-binding protein — protein sequence MSDIIIKTENLTRKLQSELQVTLVNNANVEIKRGEFVAITGPSGSGKSSFLYLLGLLDKPTQGKIWVDGEDVSTHSERKLARIRLKDMGFVFQFHFLLPEFSALENVMLPMRRLSKLSERKIKNRASELLEDLGLKDQINKLPRQLSGGQSQRVAIARALANDPQIILADEPTGNLDTSSSKNVQNILKRLSEQHNRTIIVVTHDQDFAEKAQRSITIVDGVINGDIMNYGH from the coding sequence ATGTCTGATATTATTATAAAGACAGAAAATCTGACTAGAAAATTACAATCTGAGTTACAGGTTACATTGGTAAATAACGCCAATGTAGAAATTAAGCGTGGTGAATTTGTGGCGATTACCGGACCTTCAGGTTCTGGTAAATCATCATTTCTATATTTGCTTGGTTTGCTAGATAAACCTACGCAGGGTAAAATATGGGTGGATGGGGAAGATGTATCTACTCATAGTGAGAGAAAGCTCGCTAGGATACGTCTTAAAGATATGGGGTTCGTTTTCCAATTCCATTTTCTTCTTCCGGAATTTTCCGCTTTGGAAAATGTGATGTTGCCAATGAGGAGACTTTCCAAACTGAGTGAGAGAAAAATAAAAAATAGAGCAAGTGAGTTGTTGGAGGATTTAGGGCTTAAAGATCAGATAAATAAACTACCAAGACAATTATCAGGCGGGCAAAGTCAGCGTGTCGCTATAGCGCGCGCTCTTGCCAATGATCCTCAAATAATTCTTGCTGATGAGCCGACTGGAAATCTTGATACTTCTTCCAGCAAGAATGTTCAGAATATCCTTAAAAGACTATCAGAACAACATAATCGTACAATTATAGTGGTAACTCACGATCAAGATTTCGCTGAAAAAGCACAAAGAAGTATAACCATAGTTGATGGTGTGATAAATGGTGATATTATGAATTATGGTCATTAA
- the nhaA gene encoding Na+/H+ antiporter NhaA, which produces MTNLPDSIIPKRFSIPKIVKRFLNMEASGGIVLIIATALALFSANSFLHDSYKDFINIPVMFGFSENSATEPLKTWVKDILMVLFFLLIGLELKREAVSGFLSQKDQIILPMLAAIGGMLAPAAIFLLFNYEHPENWHGWAIPSATDIAFALGILMLIGRGVPPALKIFLLAIAIFDDIGAILIIALFYSGALNLSALGLAVIGVLALFILNRMRIGMITPYIVVGIYLWFCFHISGIHATIAGVLVGLFIPMKAGKNNEKSPVNKAIHFLHPWVAFVILPIFAFTSAGVSFAGLTLQHLLNPIPIGIALSLFFGKQIGIFGTTWIAIKCNLAKLPDSTSWLHVYGVSALAGIGFTMSLFIGILAFPESVQDEIKIGVITGSVLSAILGFIILSMTKKNSDDNSLKDSINEKN; this is translated from the coding sequence ATGACAAATCTACCAGATAGTATAATTCCTAAAAGATTTTCTATTCCCAAAATAGTGAAACGTTTCCTCAATATGGAAGCGTCAGGTGGCATAGTTCTGATTATCGCTACGGCTCTCGCGTTGTTTTCGGCTAATAGTTTTTTACATGATAGCTACAAGGATTTTATCAATATTCCTGTAATGTTTGGTTTTTCAGAAAATAGCGCGACTGAGCCTCTTAAGACATGGGTAAAAGACATATTGATGGTCTTGTTTTTCTTGCTTATCGGACTTGAGTTAAAGCGGGAGGCGGTAAGTGGATTTTTATCGCAGAAGGATCAGATAATATTACCGATGTTAGCGGCTATTGGTGGAATGTTGGCACCGGCGGCTATTTTTCTTTTGTTTAATTATGAACATCCTGAAAATTGGCATGGTTGGGCGATACCTTCGGCGACTGATATTGCTTTCGCGCTTGGCATATTAATGTTGATAGGGCGTGGTGTGCCTCCGGCGTTAAAGATATTTTTGCTAGCGATAGCGATTTTTGATGATATAGGAGCTATTTTGATAATAGCTTTGTTTTATAGTGGCGCTCTTAATTTAAGTGCTCTTGGCTTGGCTGTTATTGGTGTATTGGCGTTGTTTATTTTGAACCGTATGCGTATAGGCATGATAACGCCGTATATTGTCGTTGGTATATATTTATGGTTCTGTTTCCATATCTCAGGAATTCACGCGACAATAGCAGGTGTTTTAGTAGGATTGTTTATTCCTATGAAGGCTGGCAAGAATAATGAGAAGTCACCGGTAAATAAAGCTATTCATTTTTTACATCCTTGGGTTGCTTTTGTTATTCTGCCGATATTTGCTTTTACTAGCGCGGGAGTAAGTTTTGCCGGACTTACATTACAACATTTATTGAATCCGATACCTATAGGTATCGCCTTATCATTATTTTTTGGCAAACAGATTGGTATTTTTGGGACTACATGGATTGCTATAAAGTGTAATCTCGCAAAGCTTCCAGATTCAACTAGTTGGTTGCATGTTTACGGGGTTTCCGCCCTTGCCGGCATTGGTTTTACTATGAGTTTATTTATTGGGATACTCGCGTTTCCTGAATCAGTGCAGGATGAAATTAAAATAGGAGTTATAACTGGTTCAGTGTTATCGGCTATATTAGGTTTTATTATTCTTTCAATGACGAAAAAAAATAGCGATGATAATTCATTAAAAGATAGTATTAATGAAAAAAATTAA
- a CDS encoding efflux RND transporter periplasmic adaptor subunit — translation MKKYFAIISVGFCVLAGYGFYSYSQSKRVDVTRPIRGQAVRAVYATGTVEPSIMMPLSPHVSSRIVKLLSDEGAVVKKGQILAEMESDELKYLIQQLKSRGEFAKKEFERNESLLKKKTISQKMYDQSKADMQTAIAATLEAQAKFDYLNIKAPADGLLIKRDGEEGQFIPAGEAIFWMSENSPLRITAEVDEEDIASVKVGQKVLIRADAFIGKVFHGKVQQITPKGDPVARSYRVRVGFTDDNPLKIGMTTETNIITNEQDDAQLIPSGAINDSKVWLVEDGKLKNREVVVGAKGVELTEIEDELPKDSLVVIKSNKNFKEGQSVSVNVIETEIKTEIKE, via the coding sequence ATGAAAAAATATTTTGCTATAATCTCAGTGGGGTTTTGTGTGCTAGCTGGGTATGGTTTTTATAGTTATTCTCAAAGTAAAAGAGTTGATGTTACTCGTCCGATAAGAGGGCAAGCTGTACGCGCCGTTTACGCCACGGGTACGGTTGAGCCTAGTATTATGATGCCTTTATCACCTCATGTATCGTCAAGGATTGTAAAGTTATTATCTGATGAAGGGGCTGTGGTAAAAAAGGGACAGATTCTAGCGGAAATGGAAAGTGATGAGCTTAAATATCTTATTCAGCAACTAAAAAGTCGTGGGGAATTCGCTAAAAAGGAATTTGAGAGAAATGAATCTCTGCTTAAAAAGAAAACAATTTCACAGAAAATGTATGATCAGTCAAAAGCTGATATGCAGACGGCGATCGCGGCTACTCTTGAGGCGCAGGCTAAGTTTGATTATCTTAATATAAAAGCGCCAGCTGATGGTTTGCTTATAAAGCGTGATGGTGAGGAAGGGCAGTTCATTCCAGCGGGAGAAGCGATATTTTGGATGTCAGAGAATTCACCGCTTAGAATCACCGCTGAAGTTGACGAGGAAGATATAGCAAGTGTCAAGGTTGGACAGAAGGTGTTAATAAGGGCTGACGCTTTTATTGGTAAAGTCTTTCACGGTAAAGTTCAGCAAATTACGCCAAAAGGTGATCCGGTTGCAAGAAGTTATAGGGTAAGAGTAGGATTTACTGATGATAATCCTCTTAAAATAGGGATGACTACAGAAACCAATATTATAACTAATGAGCAGGATGATGCTCAGCTTATTCCAAGTGGTGCTATAAATGATAGTAAAGTGTGGTTGGTAGAGGACGGTAAGTTAAAAAATAGAGAAGTTGTCGTTGGGGCAAAAGGTGTTGAGCTTACCGAGATAGAGGATGAGCTGCCAAAAGACTCACTTGTTGTAATAAAAAGCAACAAAAATTTTAAGGAAGGGCAGAGCGTATCGGTAAATGTAATTGAAACAGAAATAAAAACAGAAATAAAAGAGTAA
- the tnpA gene encoding IS200/IS605 family transposase, with protein sequence MSYRKQNNCIYLCHYHLVFATKYRRKIINEGVSEFLRNRLYEITEHYPEIDIMEYNDDKDHIHILVSIPPKMSVGDVVRIIKTNTARKIKVKFPFLKKVYWGTDSIWSGSYFVSTVGINEKIIQRYIEKQGQEDCGQAKLELE encoded by the coding sequence ATGAGTTACAGGAAACAAAATAACTGCATCTATCTATGTCACTATCACCTTGTTTTTGCGACTAAATACCGTCGTAAGATTATCAACGAAGGTGTTAGCGAATTTTTGAGGAATAGACTCTATGAAATAACGGAACATTATCCAGAAATAGATATTATGGAATATAATGATGATAAAGATCATATACATATTCTTGTGTCTATTCCTCCAAAGATGAGCGTAGGAGATGTTGTACGAATAATTAAGACGAATACAGCACGCAAAATCAAGGTAAAGTTTCCGTTTCTCAAAAAGGTGTATTGGGGTACAGATAGTATATGGTCGGGCAGTTATTTTGTTTCTACGGTGGGGATAAATGAAAAGATTATACAGCGTTATATAGAAAAACAAGGGCAGGAAGATTGTGGCCAAGCGAAGCTTGAACTAGAGTGA
- a CDS encoding response regulator, with translation MKENSYTDCNNRTVHILLVEDDDVDASGLRRALKNAKIINPVHRARDGIEALNMLKGREGVELVSEPYLLLVDLNMPRMGGIELITEIRNDEELKSSVVFVLTTSKHDEDMAAAYNLNIAGYILKENAGDDFIRLIDLLDSYWRIVEMPQ, from the coding sequence ATGAAGGAAAATAGCTATACGGACTGCAATAACAGAACCGTTCATATATTGCTTGTTGAAGACGATGATGTAGACGCATCAGGTCTACGGAGGGCATTGAAGAACGCCAAAATTATAAACCCAGTGCATAGAGCGCGTGATGGTATAGAAGCGCTGAATATGCTAAAGGGCAGAGAAGGTGTGGAATTAGTTTCTGAGCCTTATCTGTTGTTAGTAGATCTTAATATGCCGCGTATGGGTGGTATTGAGCTTATTACTGAGATAAGAAATGATGAAGAGTTAAAATCATCTGTCGTTTTTGTGCTTACTACATCTAAGCATGATGAAGACATGGCTGCTGCTTATAATCTAAACATAGCCGGTTATATACTAAAAGAAAATGCTGGCGATGATTTTATAAGATTGATTGATTTGCTTGATAGTTATTGGCGTATAGTGGAAATGCCACAATAG
- a CDS encoding diguanylate cyclase produces MNQYSQSIRIPEKGANLRLLIIDDDRVDRLNIRRCVSKAGFNASYVEADDLRSGFEEFNKGRYDCIFVDYMLPDGDGIDFINKVKERGCFTPIIMLTGQGSEEIAASAITSGACDYLTKHNIPQIDFLGVVKDSFKRANIEADLYKNAHYDKLTGLFNRFYFERHLSGTIQRSKRHSHNFAVMFLDLDKFKSVNDTYGHDFGDKVLKEASLRIDKCIRDSDIAARFGGDEFAIILEEIDNQGEESCKIVAERIINSIREPFVVKDIIINIGVSIGIAIYSGSGEYPEDLIKLADEAMYQAKKEEDGHYRFALNKKVA; encoded by the coding sequence ATGAACCAATATTCACAATCCATACGTATACCAGAAAAAGGGGCGAATTTACGTCTTCTGATTATAGATGATGATAGAGTTGACCGACTTAATATCAGGAGATGCGTATCCAAAGCTGGATTTAATGCTAGTTATGTGGAAGCTGATGATTTACGCTCTGGGTTTGAGGAGTTTAACAAAGGGAGATATGATTGTATATTCGTTGATTATATGTTGCCTGATGGTGATGGTATAGACTTTATTAATAAAGTTAAAGAGCGTGGGTGTTTTACCCCGATTATAATGTTAACTGGTCAGGGTAGTGAAGAGATTGCGGCAAGCGCTATTACTAGTGGTGCCTGTGATTATCTTACTAAACATAATATACCGCAAATTGATTTTCTTGGTGTGGTAAAAGATTCTTTCAAGCGTGCGAATATTGAAGCTGATTTATATAAGAACGCTCACTATGATAAGCTAACTGGTTTGTTTAATCGTTTTTATTTTGAGCGGCATTTAAGTGGAACTATCCAGAGAAGTAAGCGACACTCACATAATTTCGCTGTTATGTTCCTTGATCTTGATAAATTCAAATCAGTAAATGACACCTATGGACATGATTTTGGTGATAAAGTCTTGAAAGAAGCATCGTTGCGTATTGATAAGTGTATTCGTGATTCCGATATAGCCGCGAGATTCGGTGGTGATGAATTTGCGATTATTTTGGAAGAGATTGATAACCAGGGAGAGGAATCATGTAAGATTGTGGCGGAGCGAATAATTAACTCAATAAGAGAGCCGTTTGTTGTTAAAGATATTATAATAAATATTGGTGTGAGCATAGGTATAGCGATTTATAGCGGTTCAGGAGAGTATCCTGAAGATTTAATCAAGCTCGCTGATGAGGCTATGTATCAAGCGAAGAAGGAAGAAGATGGTCATTATAGGTTCGCGCTAAATAAAAAAGTAGCTTAA
- a CDS encoding ATP-binding protein — protein MEDGYKKKRDEILTLAPLLRRYIFPILVTMVGISLSAAAFIVTLHYKVDKLEHDFHNYSQSQYTQLVHRFNAYIRGQEIAAGAIASVNALKEEQFFQIISPLFSRGEFAASFLIPSDNKYNDMEFIKLGQDINPKNVPIKNSDAIVNSIEKASKQKKNTVVGPFKFFTGEHNSSDLAFIFPVYDKRHIKGYLVSILDLMKTFSATMNWQDNNEDLSVYVYKNDGDKRRLFYYSDIEGHHFSSTPELSYDNVIRKSPFYREETVELLTCEWKILFVPTQQYLAQAVDFLPWIVLVAGTLVTIVLSMFVFSLVNQNIRIQNIVKMQTIALKRSNEELERFAYVASHDLKAPLRAIDQLSNWLEEDLGPLLDGDNKENMETLRGRVRRMNNLLDSLLEYSRIGVKINNKDNPVIKGSDLITDIKQLLNPPKDFTISADDTFNGLLVYRMPLHQVMLNLINNAIKHHDKDDGHIEVSAKEMNTHYEISVKDDGPGIAEKFHRKIFEMFQTLQPRDKVEGNGMGLALVSKIVTTMNGNIYIESTEGSGAVFRFTWSKIKGRKNNEGK, from the coding sequence ATGGAAGATGGCTACAAGAAGAAACGCGATGAAATATTGACACTGGCACCGTTATTGAGGAGGTATATTTTTCCTATATTAGTAACTATGGTTGGTATAAGTCTTTCTGCTGCCGCTTTCATCGTCACCCTGCACTACAAAGTTGATAAGCTGGAGCATGACTTTCATAATTATAGTCAAAGTCAATATACACAACTAGTTCATCGTTTTAATGCGTACATAAGGGGACAAGAAATAGCAGCAGGAGCGATTGCTTCTGTTAATGCTCTTAAAGAAGAACAGTTCTTCCAGATTATTTCACCTTTGTTCTCAAGAGGGGAGTTTGCCGCGTCCTTCTTGATTCCTAGTGATAATAAATATAATGACATGGAATTCATAAAGCTTGGTCAGGATATAAACCCAAAAAACGTGCCTATTAAAAATAGTGATGCAATAGTAAATTCTATTGAAAAAGCATCTAAGCAGAAAAAAAATACTGTCGTAGGACCGTTTAAGTTTTTTACTGGTGAGCACAATAGTAGCGATTTAGCGTTTATTTTTCCTGTATACGATAAGCGGCACATAAAAGGATATTTGGTAAGTATACTGGATTTAATGAAAACATTTTCTGCTACTATGAATTGGCAAGATAATAACGAAGATTTATCAGTGTATGTATATAAAAATGATGGTGATAAAAGAAGGCTATTTTATTATAGCGATATAGAGGGACATCATTTTTCATCAACTCCTGAATTATCTTATGATAATGTGATAAGAAAATCACCGTTCTATAGAGAGGAGACAGTAGAACTTTTAACTTGTGAGTGGAAAATATTATTTGTTCCCACACAACAATATCTGGCTCAGGCTGTTGACTTTTTGCCATGGATAGTATTGGTGGCTGGAACACTAGTTACTATAGTTCTAAGTATGTTCGTATTTTCTCTAGTAAATCAGAATATACGTATACAGAATATAGTAAAGATGCAAACTATAGCCTTAAAACGCTCTAATGAAGAGCTAGAACGTTTCGCTTATGTAGCATCTCACGATCTTAAGGCTCCTCTTCGTGCTATTGATCAGTTATCTAATTGGTTGGAAGAAGATTTGGGTCCGTTACTGGATGGTGACAATAAAGAAAACATGGAAACTCTACGCGGACGAGTAAGACGTATGAATAATCTCTTGGATAGTTTGCTTGAATATTCACGGATTGGAGTAAAAATCAATAATAAAGATAACCCAGTGATAAAAGGAAGTGATTTAATAACTGATATAAAACAGCTTTTGAACCCACCTAAAGACTTTACCATATCAGCTGACGATACATTCAATGGATTACTTGTATATAGAATGCCGTTGCATCAGGTAATGCTTAACTTGATTAATAACGCTATTAAACATCACGATAAGGATGATGGGCATATAGAAGTTTCCGCAAAGGAAATGAATACTCATTATGAAATTTCTGTGAAGGATGACGGTCCGGGTATAGCTGAGAAGTTCCACAGAAAGATATTTGAGATGTTTCAGACACTACAGCCAAGAGACAAGGTTGAGGGGAATGGTATGGGGCTGGCATTAGTATCTAAGATAGTAACAACCATGAACGGTAACATTTATATTGAGTCAACGGAAGGTAGTGGCGCGGTTTTCCGCTTTACTTGGTCAAAAATCAAAGGGAGAAAAAATAATGAAGGAAAATAG
- a CDS encoding ABC transporter permease, giving the protein MKLLTFIAVRHLLARKRQSIVSLTGIILGVSFFLAISSLMRGSERDFINRLVDNLPHINIVDEFRNSRKQPALMVYERGAVEISNVKPVTENRGVRGFKNIIKTLKSIYPDIKASPTLAEQALISSAGKNYAITVNGMIPSDILEVTTIKKYMIAGNIENLDTNSNGIIMGRALAKKLALEMGNNITLTSNTGQVRIFKIVGLFHVGRSSYDERQAFIQLKKAQTLLDRPNRINNIIIKVKDPYAAREIAENIENIVGYKSVSWQETSQDILSSLVVRNVIMYSVVSTLLFVAALGIYNVISTIIMEKRKDISILKSMGFYASDIKKIFLTQGVILGTVGCALGIPLGSIMIKLLSTIRLRPPGASEEINIPVDWSVSQFLIAYGFAMVASMLASLLPARKAADVKPVDILRGS; this is encoded by the coding sequence ATGAAGCTGCTTACTTTTATCGCCGTTCGTCACTTACTTGCCCGCAAAAGGCAGAGCATAGTGTCTCTTACTGGTATTATTTTAGGAGTATCATTTTTTCTCGCTATATCATCGCTTATGAGAGGATCTGAGCGTGATTTCATAAATCGCTTAGTTGATAATTTGCCACATATAAATATTGTTGATGAATTTCGTAACTCACGAAAACAACCCGCCTTAATGGTGTATGAGCGGGGAGCGGTAGAAATAAGCAACGTGAAACCTGTTACGGAAAATAGGGGGGTAAGAGGGTTCAAGAATATTATTAAAACTTTGAAATCAATATATCCTGATATAAAAGCGTCACCAACATTAGCTGAGCAAGCATTAATAAGTAGTGCCGGTAAGAATTACGCGATTACCGTAAATGGTATGATACCATCAGATATTTTAGAAGTTACCACGATAAAAAAATATATGATTGCTGGCAATATTGAAAATCTTGATACTAATTCTAACGGTATAATAATGGGTAGGGCTCTGGCTAAGAAATTAGCTCTTGAGATGGGAAATAATATAACCCTTACCTCAAATACCGGACAGGTAAGAATTTTCAAAATAGTAGGGCTTTTTCATGTTGGTCGCTCAAGCTATGATGAAAGGCAGGCTTTCATTCAGTTAAAAAAAGCGCAGACCTTACTGGATCGTCCTAATCGGATAAATAATATTATAATAAAAGTAAAAGATCCTTACGCAGCAAGAGAGATAGCGGAAAATATTGAGAATATAGTTGGTTATAAATCTGTTTCTTGGCAGGAAACATCGCAGGATATATTAAGCAGCTTGGTTGTAAGAAACGTGATCATGTACAGTGTGGTAAGCACACTGCTTTTTGTCGCCGCTCTTGGCATATATAATGTTATTTCCACCATAATAATGGAAAAGAGAAAAGATATATCTATCCTTAAATCTATGGGGTTTTACGCCTCAGATATTAAAAAAATATTCCTTACGCAAGGTGTGATATTAGGAACTGTCGGCTGTGCGCTTGGCATACCTTTAGGAAGTATTATGATAAAGCTTCTTTCCACTATTCGCTTAAGACCACCCGGTGCCTCAGAGGAAATAAATATACCTGTTGATTGGAGTGTTTCTCAGTTTTTAATAGCATATGGTTTTGCTATGGTTGCCTCTATGCTCGCGTCTTTACTGCCAGCTAGAAAGGCCGCTGACGTGAAGCCTGTTGACATCTTAAGAGGTAGTTAG